From the genome of Duffyella gerundensis, one region includes:
- a CDS encoding vWA domain-containing protein, translating to MNMLNKPLRSLRDFRNDRRGAFAIGFVILSGFLFSISILGLEGSRYIAERARLSDAMEQAALALTAENNGEGAERNYTLSKAYFAAYMPREKAVLQPNVVVKYGVSPGNLSYVEYRVSGQTQQTSWFSSTFFPTFSQDMLVGGNGAARKFRSSIDVMFVVDFSGSMNEPFGTSGTKLSELKRIVLQLVRDLYQYDAGNKAGLVPFGWGAKEGSRCDFPFVPYYPMPVDILALNPTLQFQKNINVAATVAAIPNNVNSINIPLSAVSEGNCLKMSYSWKVPLTSDYARINQIQSMTASGGTLVSSGVLRGASALSVGTAPRKVLIIVSDGTDDPEKITLTQELMNAGMCNRIRQAISTSQSVGKIAFVGINYRPTANWQGCVGNKNFYLPSTVEQLEESLHRTVFEEVGHNILKDQ from the coding sequence ATGAACATGCTTAATAAGCCATTACGATCATTGCGTGATTTTCGGAACGATCGGCGAGGCGCCTTTGCCATTGGCTTTGTCATACTGTCCGGCTTCCTGTTTAGTATTTCAATATTAGGCCTCGAGGGATCGCGCTATATAGCAGAGCGCGCCCGTCTGTCGGATGCAATGGAACAGGCCGCGCTGGCGCTTACCGCAGAGAACAACGGCGAAGGCGCTGAGCGCAACTACACGCTGTCTAAAGCCTATTTTGCGGCTTATATGCCGCGTGAAAAAGCGGTGCTGCAGCCAAACGTCGTGGTTAAATATGGCGTCAGCCCCGGCAACCTTTCTTATGTTGAATACCGCGTTAGCGGCCAGACTCAACAAACATCCTGGTTTTCATCAACCTTTTTTCCCACATTTAGCCAGGACATGCTGGTGGGTGGCAACGGCGCAGCACGCAAGTTCCGATCCAGCATAGATGTGATGTTTGTAGTGGATTTTTCAGGATCGATGAATGAACCCTTTGGCACCAGTGGTACCAAACTCAGTGAATTAAAACGCATTGTATTACAGCTGGTTCGAGACCTTTATCAGTATGATGCTGGCAACAAGGCGGGATTAGTTCCGTTCGGCTGGGGAGCCAAAGAGGGCAGCCGCTGCGACTTTCCTTTTGTCCCTTATTATCCTATGCCTGTAGACATACTGGCCTTAAATCCAACGCTGCAATTTCAAAAAAATATTAATGTCGCCGCCACCGTAGCAGCCATTCCCAATAACGTTAACAGCATCAATATTCCACTTTCTGCAGTGAGTGAAGGCAACTGCCTGAAGATGAGTTATAGCTGGAAGGTGCCGTTGACCAGCGATTATGCTCGCATCAACCAAATTCAAAGTATGACCGCCTCGGGTGGCACACTGGTGAGCAGTGGGGTGTTACGTGGCGCTTCTGCGCTTTCTGTCGGAACGGCTCCCCGTAAGGTACTGATTATTGTCTCTGACGGCACAGACGATCCGGAAAAGATTACCCTAACGCAAGAACTGATGAACGCCGGCATGTGCAATCGCATTCGTCAGGCCATCTCCACATCGCAATCCGTCGGTAAAATTGCTTTTGTGGGCATTAATTATCGGCCGACTGCAAACTGGCAAGGTTGCGTAGGCAATAAGAATTTTTATCTCCCCAGCACGGTTGAGCAACTTGAAGAAAGTCTGCATCGCACCGTATTTGAGGAAGTCGGCCATAACATTTTAAAGGATCAATAA